A genomic window from Macaca mulatta isolate MMU2019108-1 chromosome 19, T2T-MMU8v2.0, whole genome shotgun sequence includes:
- the SIGLEC14 gene encoding sialic acid-binding Ig-like lectin 14 isoform X4 has protein sequence MLPLLLLPLLWGGSLQEKPGYELQVQESVTVQEGLCVLVPCSFSYPGNSWYSPSPLYVYWFRDEESLYYGEPVATNNPDREVKSETQGRFHLLGDVWKKNCSLSIGDARMGDTGNYSFRVEKGRNVKYTYLHNKLNLEVTALTEKPDVHFLEPLESGRLTRLSCSLPGSCEAGRPLTFSWTGDALSPLDPETTGSSELTLTPRPEDHGTNLTCHVKRQGAQVTTERTVQLNVSYAPQNLAISIFFRNGTGTALRILSNGMSVPIVEGQSLFLTCTVDSNPPASLSWFRDGKALNPSQTSVSGILELPNIGAREGGEFTCRVQHPLGSQHLSFILSVQRSSSSCICVTEKQEGSWPLVLTLIRGALMGTGFLLTYGLTWIYYTRRQQEDGDWRRHQSPASRGPSAIHAMESNQPETVEIRNSLTVQVPFPRAEATAERTTLLSMAYAETFQDGKSFGGQDKLLSSSGHRESTGDVTKRISQPH, from the exons ATGctgcccctgctgctgctgcccctgcTGTGGGGGG GGTCCCTGCAGGAGAAGCCAGGGTACGAGCTGCAAGTGCAGGAGTCGGTGACGGTGCAGGAGGGTCTGTGCGTCCTCGTGCCCTGCTCCTTCTCTTACCCCGGGAATTCCTGGTACTCCCCTTCCCCACTCTACGTCTACTGGTTCCGGGACGAGGAGAGCCTATACTATGGTGAGCCTGTGGCCACAAACAACCCAGACAGAGAAGTGAAGTCAGAGACCCAGGGCAGATTCCACCTCCTTGGGGACGTCTGGAAGAAGAACTGCTCCTTGAGCATCGGAGATGCCAGAATGGGGGACACGGGAAACTATTCTTTCCGCgtggagaaaggaaggaatgtaAAATATACCTACCTTCATAATAAGCTGAACTTGGAGGTGACAG CCCTGACAGAGAAACCCGACGTCCACTTTCTGGAGCCTCTGGAGTCCGGCCGCCTCACAAGGCTGAGCTGCAGCCTTCCAGGATCCTGTGAAGCGGGACGACCTCTCACATTCTCCTGGACAGGGGATGCCCTCAGTCCCCTGGACCCCGAAACCACCGGCTCCTCGGAGCTCACCCTCACCCCGAGGCCCGAGGACCATGGCACCAACCTCACCTGTCATGTGAAACGCCAAGGAGCTCAGGTGACCACGGAGAGAACTGTCCAGCTCAATGTCTCCT ATGCTCCCCAGAACCTCGCCATCAGCATCTTCTTCAGAAATGGCACAGGCACAG CCCTGCGGATCCTGAGCAATGGCATGTCAGTGCCCATCGTGGAGGGCCAGTCCCTGTTCCTGACCTGCACAGTTGACAGCAACCCCCCTGCCTCACTGAGCTGGTTCCGGGACGGAAAAGCCCTGAATCCCTCCCAGACCTCAGTGTCTGGGATCCTGGAGCTGCCCAACATAGGGGCTAGAGAGGGAGGGGAATTCACCTGCCGGGTTCAGCACCCGCTGGGCTCCCAGCACCTGTCCTTCATCCTTTCTGTGCAGA gAAGCTCCTCTTCCTGCATATGTGTAACCGAGAAACAGGAGGGCTCCTGGCCCCTCGTCCTCACCCTGATCAGGGGGGCTCTCATGGGGACTGGCTTCCTCCTCACCTACGGCCTCACCTGGATCTACTATACCAG GAGACAGCAAGAAGATGGGGACTGGAGGAGGCATCAAAGCCCAGCTTCAAGAGGACCCTCTGCTATTCATGCTATGGAGAGTAACCAGCCAGAAACTGTG GAGATCAGAAACAGCCTAACTGTTCAGGTGCCATTTCCTCGAGCTGAGGCAACCGCAGAGAGAACCACCCTGTTGAGCATGGCCT ATGCTGAGACTTTCCAAGATGGGAAGAGCTTTGGAGGCCAGGATAAACTCCTGTCTTCCTCAGGACACAGGGAGTCAACTGGGGATGTTACCAAGAGGATTTCCCAGCCTCACTGA
- the SIGLEC14 gene encoding sialic acid-binding Ig-like lectin 14 isoform X3, producing the protein MLPLLLLPLLWGGSLQEKPGYELQVQESVTVQEGLCVLVPCSFSYPGNSWYSPSPLYVYWFRDEESLYYGEPVATNNPDREVKSETQGRFHLLGDVWKKNCSLSIGDARMGDTGNYSFRVEKGRNVKYTYLHNKLNLEVTALTEKPDVHFLEPLESGRLTRLSCSLPGSCEAGRPLTFSWTGDALSPLDPETTGSSELTLTPRPEDHGTNLTCHVKRQGAQVTTERTVQLNVSYAPQNITIFRNGTALEILHNTSTLLVLEGQALRLLCEAPSNPPAHLSWFQASSAPNATPIADTGILELPRVEFAKEGVFTCHAQHPLGSLHIFLNLSVYSLPQLLGPSCSWEAESLHCSCSFRAWPAPSLCWWLGEKPLEGNSSQGSFKVNPSSAGPWANSSLILHGGLTSVLKVSCKGWNTYGSQSGSVVLLQGRLNLRTGVVPAALGGAGVMALLCICLCLIFFLMIPGRSPGQTAPETKHLLLGIPLPWENNRSSIMPPSAFLR; encoded by the exons ATGctgcccctgctgctgctgcccctgcTGTGGGGGG GGTCCCTGCAGGAGAAGCCAGGGTACGAGCTGCAAGTGCAGGAGTCGGTGACGGTGCAGGAGGGTCTGTGCGTCCTCGTGCCCTGCTCCTTCTCTTACCCCGGGAATTCCTGGTACTCCCCTTCCCCACTCTACGTCTACTGGTTCCGGGACGAGGAGAGCCTATACTATGGTGAGCCTGTGGCCACAAACAACCCAGACAGAGAAGTGAAGTCAGAGACCCAGGGCAGATTCCACCTCCTTGGGGACGTCTGGAAGAAGAACTGCTCCTTGAGCATCGGAGATGCCAGAATGGGGGACACGGGAAACTATTCTTTCCGCgtggagaaaggaaggaatgtaAAATATACCTACCTTCATAATAAGCTGAACTTGGAGGTGACAG CCCTGACAGAGAAACCCGACGTCCACTTTCTGGAGCCTCTGGAGTCCGGCCGCCTCACAAGGCTGAGCTGCAGCCTTCCAGGATCCTGTGAAGCGGGACGACCTCTCACATTCTCCTGGACAGGGGATGCCCTCAGTCCCCTGGACCCCGAAACCACCGGCTCCTCGGAGCTCACCCTCACCCCGAGGCCCGAGGACCATGGCACCAACCTCACCTGTCATGTGAAACGCCAAGGAGCTCAGGTGACCACGGAGAGAACTGTCCAGCTCAATGTCTCCT ATGCTCCACAGAACATCACCATCTTCAGGAATGGCACAG CCCTAGAGATCCTGCACAACACCTCGACGCTTCTGGTCCTGGAGGGCCAGGCTCTGCGGCTGCTCTGTGAAGCTCCCAGCAACCCCCCTGCACACCTGAGCTGGTTCCAGGCATCCTCTGCCCCGAATGCCACCCCCATCGCCGATACTGGGATATTGGAGCTTCCTCGAGTAGAGTTTGCAAAAGAAGGAGTCTTTACCTGCCACGCTCAGCACCCGCTGGGCTCCCTGCACATTTTTCTGAATCTCTCAGTTTACT ccctcCCACAGCTTCTGGGCCCCTCCtgctcctgggaggctgagagtcTGCACTGCAGCTGCTCCTTTCGAGCCTGGCCGGCTCCCTCCCTGTGCTGGTGGCTTGGGGAGAAGCCACTGGAGGGGAACAGCAGCCAGGGCTCATTCAAGGTCAACCCCAGCTCAGCCGGGCCCTGGGCCAACAGCTCCCTGATCCTCCACGGTGGGCTCACCTCTGTCCTCAAAGTCAGCTGCAAGGGCTGGAACACCTATGGGTCCCAGAGCGGCTCTGTCGTGCTGCTGCAAG GGAGACTGAACCTCAGGACAGGAGTGGTTCCTGCAGCCCTTGGTGGTGCTGGTGTCATGGCCCTGCTCTGTATCTGTCTGTGCCTCATCTTCTTTTTAAT
- the SIGLEC14 gene encoding sialic acid-binding Ig-like lectin 14 isoform X9, whose protein sequence is MLPLLLLPLLWGGSLQEKPGYELQVQESVTVQEGLCVLVPCSFSYPGNSWYSPSPLYVYWFRDEESLYYGEPVATNNPDREVKSETQGRFHLLGDVWKKNCSLSIGDARMGDTGNYSFRVEKGRNVKYTYLHNKLNLEVTALTEKPDVHFLEPLESGRLTRLSCSLPGSCEAGRPLTFSWTGDALSPLDPETTGSSELTLTPRPEDHGTNLTCHVKRQGAQVTTERTVQLNVSYAPQNLAISIFFRNGTGTALRILSNGMSVPIVEGQSLFLTCTVDSNPPASLSWFRDGKALNPSQTSVSGILELPNIGAREGGEFTCRVQHPLGSQHLSFILSVQRSSSSCICVTEKQEGSWPLVLTLIRGALMGTGFLLTYGLTWIYYTRSLRNRHTVFHNG, encoded by the exons ATGctgcccctgctgctgctgcccctgcTGTGGGGGG GGTCCCTGCAGGAGAAGCCAGGGTACGAGCTGCAAGTGCAGGAGTCGGTGACGGTGCAGGAGGGTCTGTGCGTCCTCGTGCCCTGCTCCTTCTCTTACCCCGGGAATTCCTGGTACTCCCCTTCCCCACTCTACGTCTACTGGTTCCGGGACGAGGAGAGCCTATACTATGGTGAGCCTGTGGCCACAAACAACCCAGACAGAGAAGTGAAGTCAGAGACCCAGGGCAGATTCCACCTCCTTGGGGACGTCTGGAAGAAGAACTGCTCCTTGAGCATCGGAGATGCCAGAATGGGGGACACGGGAAACTATTCTTTCCGCgtggagaaaggaaggaatgtaAAATATACCTACCTTCATAATAAGCTGAACTTGGAGGTGACAG CCCTGACAGAGAAACCCGACGTCCACTTTCTGGAGCCTCTGGAGTCCGGCCGCCTCACAAGGCTGAGCTGCAGCCTTCCAGGATCCTGTGAAGCGGGACGACCTCTCACATTCTCCTGGACAGGGGATGCCCTCAGTCCCCTGGACCCCGAAACCACCGGCTCCTCGGAGCTCACCCTCACCCCGAGGCCCGAGGACCATGGCACCAACCTCACCTGTCATGTGAAACGCCAAGGAGCTCAGGTGACCACGGAGAGAACTGTCCAGCTCAATGTCTCCT ATGCTCCCCAGAACCTCGCCATCAGCATCTTCTTCAGAAATGGCACAGGCACAG CCCTGCGGATCCTGAGCAATGGCATGTCAGTGCCCATCGTGGAGGGCCAGTCCCTGTTCCTGACCTGCACAGTTGACAGCAACCCCCCTGCCTCACTGAGCTGGTTCCGGGACGGAAAAGCCCTGAATCCCTCCCAGACCTCAGTGTCTGGGATCCTGGAGCTGCCCAACATAGGGGCTAGAGAGGGAGGGGAATTCACCTGCCGGGTTCAGCACCCGCTGGGCTCCCAGCACCTGTCCTTCATCCTTTCTGTGCAGA gAAGCTCCTCTTCCTGCATATGTGTAACCGAGAAACAGGAGGGCTCCTGGCCCCTCGTCCTCACCCTGATCAGGGGGGCTCTCATGGGGACTGGCTTCCTCCTCACCTACGGCCTCACCTGGATCTACTATACCAG gtctttgaggaatcgccacactgtcttccacaatggctga
- the SIGLEC14 gene encoding sialic acid-binding Ig-like lectin 14 isoform X6 codes for MLALLLLPLLWGGSLQEEPGYELQVQKSVTVQEGLCVLVPCSFSYPGNFWYSPPPLYVYWFPKGESPYLGEPVATNNPGREVKSETQGRFHLLGDVWKKNCSLSIGDARMGDTGNYYFRVERGRNVKYTYLQNKLNLEVTALTEKPDVHFLEPLESGRPTRLSCSLPGSCEVGRPLTFSWTGDVLSPLDPETTGSSELTLTPRPEDHGTNLTCHVKRQGAQVTTERTVQLNVSYAPQNITIFRNGTALEILHNTSTLLVLEGQALRLLCEAPSNPPAHLSWFQASSAPNATPIADTGILELPRVEFAKEGVFTCHAQHPLGSLHIFLNLSVYSLPQLLGPSCSWEAESLHCSCSFRAWPAPSLCWWLGEKPLEGNSSQGSFKVNPSSAGPWANSSLILHGGLTSVLKVSCKGWNTYGSQSGSVVLLQGRLNLRTGVVPAALGGAGVMALLCICLCLIFFLMIPGRSPGQTAPETKHLLLGIPLPWENNRSSIMPPSAFLR; via the exons ATGctggccctgctgctgctgcccctgcTGTGGGGGG GGTCCCTGCAGGAGGAGCCAGGGTACGAGCTGCAAGTGCAGAAGTCGGTGACGGTGCAGGAGGGTCTGTGTGTCCTCGTGCCCTGCTCCTTCTCTTACCCCGGGAATTTCTGGTACTCCCCTCCCCCACTCTACGTCTACTGGTTTCCGAAAGGGGAGAGCCCATACCTTGGTGAGCCTGTGGCCACAAACAACCCAGGCAGAGAAGTGAAGTCAGAGACCCAGGGCAGATTCCACCTCCTTGGGGACGTCTGGAAGAAGAACTGCTCCTTGAGCATCGGAGATGCCAGAATGGGGGACACGGGAAACTATTATTTCCGCGTGGAGAGAGGAAGGAATGTAAAATATACCTACCTTCAGAATAAGCTGAACTTGGAGGTGACAG CCCTGACAGAGAAACCCGACGTCCACTTTCTGGAGCCTCTGGAGTCCGGCCGCCCCACAAGGCTGAGCTGCAGCCTTCCAGGATCCTGTGAAGTGGGACGACCTCTCACATTCTCCTGGACGGGGGATGTCCTCAGCCCTCTGGACCCCGAAACCACTGGCTCCTCAGAGCTCACCCTCACCCCGAGGCCCGAGGACCATGGCACCAACCTCACCTGTCATGTGAAACGCCAAGGAGCTCAGGTGACCACGGAGAGAACTGTCCAGCTCAACGTCTCCT ATGCTCCACAGAACATCACCATCTTCAGGAATGGCACAG CCCTAGAGATCCTGCACAACACCTCGACGCTTCTGGTCCTGGAGGGCCAGGCTCTGCGGCTGCTCTGTGAAGCTCCCAGCAACCCCCCTGCACACCTGAGCTGGTTCCAGGCATCCTCTGCCCCGAATGCCACCCCCATCGCCGATACTGGGATATTGGAGCTTCCTCGAGTAGAGTTTGCAAAAGAAGGAGTCTTTACCTGCCACGCTCAGCACCCGCTGGGCTCCCTGCACATTTTTCTGAATCTCTCAGTTTACT ccctcCCACAGCTTCTGGGCCCCTCCtgctcctgggaggctgagagtcTGCACTGCAGCTGCTCCTTTCGAGCCTGGCCGGCTCCCTCCCTGTGCTGGTGGCTTGGGGAGAAGCCACTGGAGGGGAACAGCAGCCAGGGCTCATTCAAGGTCAACCCCAGCTCAGCCGGGCCCTGGGCCAACAGCTCCCTGATCCTCCACGGTGGGCTCACCTCTGTCCTCAAAGTCAGCTGCAAGGGCTGGAACACCTATGGGTCCCAGAGCGGCTCTGTCGTGCTGCTGCAAG GGAGACTGAACCTCAGGACAGGAGTGGTTCCTGCAGCCCTTGGTGGTGCTGGTGTCATGGCCCTGCTCTGTATCTGTCTGTGCCTCATCTTCTTTTTAAT
- the SIGLEC14 gene encoding sialic acid-binding Ig-like lectin 14 isoform X8 has translation MLPLLLLPLLWGGSLQEKPGYELQVQESVTVQEGLCVLVPCSFSYPGNSWYSPSPLYVYWFRDEESLYYGEPVATNNPDREVKSETQGRFHLLGDVWKKNCSLSIGDARMGDTGNYSFRVEKGRNVKYTYLHNKLNLEVTALTEKPDVHFLEPLESGRLTRLSCSLPGSCEAGRPLTFSWTGDALSPLDPETTGSSELTLTPRPEDHGTNLTCHVKRQGAQVTTERTVQLNVSYAPQNLAISIFFRNGTGTALRILSNGMSVPIVEGQSLFLTCTVDSNPPASLSWFRDGKALNPSQTSVSGILELPNIGAREGGEFTCRVQHPLGSQHLSFILSVQRSSSSCICVTEKQEGSWPLVLTLIRGALMGTGFLLTYGLTWIYYTRCGGPQGSRDERPG, from the exons ATGctgcccctgctgctgctgcccctgcTGTGGGGGG GGTCCCTGCAGGAGAAGCCAGGGTACGAGCTGCAAGTGCAGGAGTCGGTGACGGTGCAGGAGGGTCTGTGCGTCCTCGTGCCCTGCTCCTTCTCTTACCCCGGGAATTCCTGGTACTCCCCTTCCCCACTCTACGTCTACTGGTTCCGGGACGAGGAGAGCCTATACTATGGTGAGCCTGTGGCCACAAACAACCCAGACAGAGAAGTGAAGTCAGAGACCCAGGGCAGATTCCACCTCCTTGGGGACGTCTGGAAGAAGAACTGCTCCTTGAGCATCGGAGATGCCAGAATGGGGGACACGGGAAACTATTCTTTCCGCgtggagaaaggaaggaatgtaAAATATACCTACCTTCATAATAAGCTGAACTTGGAGGTGACAG CCCTGACAGAGAAACCCGACGTCCACTTTCTGGAGCCTCTGGAGTCCGGCCGCCTCACAAGGCTGAGCTGCAGCCTTCCAGGATCCTGTGAAGCGGGACGACCTCTCACATTCTCCTGGACAGGGGATGCCCTCAGTCCCCTGGACCCCGAAACCACCGGCTCCTCGGAGCTCACCCTCACCCCGAGGCCCGAGGACCATGGCACCAACCTCACCTGTCATGTGAAACGCCAAGGAGCTCAGGTGACCACGGAGAGAACTGTCCAGCTCAATGTCTCCT ATGCTCCCCAGAACCTCGCCATCAGCATCTTCTTCAGAAATGGCACAGGCACAG CCCTGCGGATCCTGAGCAATGGCATGTCAGTGCCCATCGTGGAGGGCCAGTCCCTGTTCCTGACCTGCACAGTTGACAGCAACCCCCCTGCCTCACTGAGCTGGTTCCGGGACGGAAAAGCCCTGAATCCCTCCCAGACCTCAGTGTCTGGGATCCTGGAGCTGCCCAACATAGGGGCTAGAGAGGGAGGGGAATTCACCTGCCGGGTTCAGCACCCGCTGGGCTCCCAGCACCTGTCCTTCATCCTTTCTGTGCAGA gAAGCTCCTCTTCCTGCATATGTGTAACCGAGAAACAGGAGGGCTCCTGGCCCCTCGTCCTCACCCTGATCAGGGGGGCTCTCATGGGGACTGGCTTCCTCCTCACCTACGGCCTCACCTGGATCTACTATACCAG GTGTGGAGGCCCCCAGGGGAGTAGGGATGAGAGGCCAGGCTGA